A genomic region of Bacillus sp. 2205SS5-2 contains the following coding sequences:
- a CDS encoding helix-turn-helix domain-containing protein gives MENIAKFVGMNIREIRKKKKLTQDELAERSKLQTSFLAGVERGERNITLQTLEKIIDGLEINVGTIFNYDSINIEDQYLDKKEVLDLLDNILNSKSEQEIKLIYKITKEIFTVYEDK, from the coding sequence TTGGAAAACATAGCGAAATTCGTTGGAATGAATATTAGAGAAATTAGAAAAAAAAAGAAGCTAACCCAAGATGAGTTAGCGGAAAGATCTAAGTTGCAAACATCATTTCTAGCTGGAGTGGAAAGAGGAGAGAGAAATATTACCCTTCAGACCCTTGAAAAGATTATAGATGGACTGGAAATTAACGTAGGGACTATATTTAATTATGATTCTATAAACATTGAAGACCAATACCTAGATAAAAAAGAGGTTTTGGATTTATTAGATAATATTTTGAATTCTAAATCAGAGCAAGAAATTAAGTTAATTTACAAAATAACTAAAGAAATTTTTACCGTATATGAAGATAAGTAG
- a CDS encoding site-specific integrase: protein MSNLNLNQSAVKELETFSESSFSLLETLESAKQTIAELINMEVFLSRSFDEDIWVLANPNSKGRTHTLDFNRFRFANKSLDIVLIVKCWVSEQLNNFKTTTVYHQYHYFLMGYEQSNGLDERGVDPFIRWLHLSQVNNNAKITIITSTLNFLDFSDLKNGEVYIPKLHEINQKLKFTRGIRKLPPSKEILTFSYYLDKYFLQLLDDRSEEGTKNNRQKEKILYYPILLWWRLTNIIPMRSVEFASIERNCLIKNDNNYFIRLPRRKLKSINKRNVQIIDTVAISKEMYEIINSYIKETEPFGETNTLISYPSLIWTDSSNRRKRQKRVIRNFNRENLQRLITKFYKEIINDKYNCNIKRGNQVSPNDTRHLAFTSLMMQGISPVEIARLGGHQTISAQYHYSSHLEYWIDSEVFKLLSRHRQLRFFEGKESIKHIPNEIKLKAFHPPTSNYKGKLKIGYCTDNLQRCESEECLLCSHWRIEPEEFLIRSNEIKKVLYKRRKHIHELHAFIENLHKNIINDRINYTNPKSIQQLKTLSNQINSEIRSISHLRALFIKEGFENE, encoded by the coding sequence ATGAGTAATTTAAACTTAAACCAATCAGCTGTTAAAGAGTTAGAAACATTTTCGGAATCTTCATTTTCATTATTAGAGACTTTAGAGAGTGCAAAACAAACAATTGCAGAACTAATAAATATGGAAGTTTTTCTATCAAGGAGTTTTGATGAAGACATCTGGGTGCTAGCCAATCCTAATTCTAAAGGAAGAACACATACATTGGATTTTAATAGGTTTAGATTCGCTAATAAATCCTTAGATATAGTGCTAATAGTTAAATGTTGGGTCTCAGAACAATTAAATAATTTTAAAACAACAACTGTTTACCATCAATATCATTATTTTTTAATGGGCTACGAGCAGTCTAATGGATTAGATGAGAGAGGTGTAGACCCTTTTATTAGATGGCTTCATTTGTCTCAAGTTAATAATAACGCTAAAATCACGATAATTACTTCTACTCTAAATTTTTTGGATTTTAGTGATTTAAAAAATGGAGAAGTTTATATACCAAAATTACATGAAATAAATCAAAAGTTAAAATTTACTCGAGGTATACGGAAACTTCCTCCTTCAAAAGAAATATTAACATTTTCATATTACCTGGATAAGTATTTTTTACAATTACTAGATGATAGAAGCGAAGAAGGAACAAAAAATAATAGACAAAAAGAAAAGATCCTTTATTACCCAATTTTATTATGGTGGAGACTCACAAATATTATACCAATGCGAAGTGTTGAATTTGCTTCTATTGAGAGGAATTGCTTAATTAAGAATGATAATAATTATTTTATTCGTTTACCAAGAAGAAAATTGAAATCTATAAATAAGCGTAATGTACAAATAATAGACACTGTTGCTATTTCAAAGGAAATGTATGAGATTATTAACTCTTATATAAAAGAGACTGAGCCTTTTGGAGAAACTAACACTTTGATTTCCTACCCTTCTCTAATATGGACTGATTCCTCAAACAGGCGAAAGAGACAAAAAAGAGTTATTAGGAATTTTAATAGAGAAAATTTACAAAGACTAATTACTAAATTCTACAAAGAGATAATAAATGACAAGTACAACTGTAATATTAAAAGAGGAAATCAAGTTAGCCCTAATGATACCAGACACCTTGCTTTCACCTCGCTAATGATGCAGGGAATTTCCCCTGTAGAAATTGCTCGACTTGGTGGCCATCAAACTATAAGTGCACAATATCACTATTCCTCACATTTAGAATATTGGATTGATAGCGAAGTGTTCAAATTACTAAGTAGGCATAGACAATTACGATTCTTTGAAGGTAAAGAATCTATCAAACATATCCCTAACGAAATTAAGCTAAAAGCTTTTCACCCCCCTACTTCTAACTACAAAGGCAAGCTAAAAATAGGTTACTGTACAGATAATTTGCAAAGGTGCGAGTCCGAGGAATGCCTTTTATGTAGCCACTGGAGAATTGAACCTGAAGAGTTTTTAATTAGATCTAATGAAATCAAAAAAGTCTTATATAAAAGAAGAAAACATATTCATGAACTTCATGCATTCATAGAAAATCTACATAAAAATATTATTAACGATCGAATTAACTATACAAATCCCAAATCAATTCAACAGCTAAAGACTTTATCAAACCAAATTAATTCAGAAATCAGAAGCATTTCCCATCTTAGGGCATTATTTATAAAAGAGGGTTTTGAAAATGAGTAA
- a CDS encoding site-specific integrase: MLITSNKYKYIVKEIRVRDYERGQIRTKKVICIGLIDKESGLYFPHPLTDFIRIKYELVGRSLNSQTLPAYVVCRFLNFVNSQIHQEDMHFSPLIESGIYGLNLKHGSMFISHLTSKGLSYSTVTQYERILTTFYYYLKEVSFLHIDLPEKPGTHSEINKTNIFRGAQLQTKVPSKRVRPDKRSKLKDFGENRYELTYQFINIAREITPDIAFGICLQFFGGLRRGEIVNLTRGDILVNYRNSINVEIRDNREKLFKHLKDTKSEYPKRLNYLQSNLCVQTIIDTDLVWETYDEHIKALEYKSEQKMIKNPFSFFVDTDGKPMSGKVYERRFKKVKKYFLASLLEANRFSEYKVFTEAYWGTHIGRGIFTNFLLDMGLTVTQIAIARGDRNINSSMAYVDQKLSTELINKAINDMKNASYNQNTLFKTNPKDGKEKRETRFSYY; the protein is encoded by the coding sequence ATGTTAATCACTTCGAACAAATACAAATATATAGTTAAAGAAATAAGAGTTCGAGATTATGAAAGAGGACAGATTAGAACAAAAAAGGTTATCTGTATAGGGTTAATTGATAAGGAATCAGGATTATACTTCCCTCACCCATTAACAGACTTTATAAGGATTAAATATGAGCTAGTTGGTAGATCATTAAACTCGCAAACACTCCCAGCATATGTAGTATGCAGGTTTCTAAACTTTGTAAATTCTCAAATCCACCAAGAAGACATGCACTTTTCTCCCCTCATTGAAAGTGGGATTTATGGTTTGAATTTAAAGCACGGTAGCATGTTTATATCCCACCTAACTTCTAAAGGCTTAAGCTATTCTACAGTCACTCAATACGAAAGAATACTAACTACATTCTATTACTACTTAAAAGAAGTAAGCTTTCTCCATATAGACTTACCAGAAAAACCAGGAACACATTCAGAAATAAATAAAACTAATATCTTTAGAGGAGCACAGTTACAAACAAAAGTTCCATCTAAGAGAGTTAGACCGGACAAGAGGTCTAAACTAAAAGACTTCGGAGAAAACCGATATGAGCTAACCTACCAATTCATTAATATAGCAAGAGAAATAACACCAGACATTGCCTTTGGGATCTGCTTACAATTTTTCGGGGGATTGAGAAGAGGAGAGATTGTAAATCTAACTAGAGGGGATATTTTAGTTAATTATCGCAATTCCATTAATGTTGAGATTAGAGATAATAGAGAAAAATTATTTAAACACTTAAAAGATACTAAAAGTGAATACCCAAAGCGATTAAACTATCTTCAATCAAACCTATGTGTTCAAACCATTATAGATACTGACTTGGTCTGGGAGACCTACGATGAACATATAAAAGCATTAGAATATAAAAGTGAACAAAAAATGATAAAGAACCCGTTCTCTTTCTTTGTAGACACTGACGGAAAACCAATGTCTGGAAAAGTTTATGAACGAAGGTTTAAAAAAGTTAAAAAGTACTTTCTTGCATCATTATTGGAGGCTAATCGTTTCAGTGAATATAAAGTATTTACTGAAGCTTATTGGGGGACACATATTGGCAGAGGTATATTCACAAATTTCCTTTTAGACATGGGATTAACCGTTACTCAAATAGCTATTGCAAGAGGGGATAGAAATATAAATTCATCTATGGCTTATGTTGATCAAAAATTATCAACTGAATTAATAAACAAAGCTATTAATGATATGAAAAATGCTTCTTATAACCAAAATACTCTTTTCAAAACTAATCCGAAGGATGGTAAAGAGAAACGTGAAACAAGATTTAGTTACTATTAA
- a CDS encoding rod shape-determining protein has product MFGFGTRDLGIDLGTANTLVYVKGKGIVVREPSVVAMETVSKQILAVGNDAKNMIGRTPGNVVARRPMKDGVIADYDTTAAMMKYYIKQAMKNKSIFAGKPYVMVCVPTGITHVEKRAVIDATRQAGARDAYPIEEPFAAAIGANLPVWEPTGSMVVDIGGGTTEVAIISLGGIVESQSIRVAGDEMDDAITNYIRKTYNLMIGERTSEAIKMEVGSAGDADGVEDMQIRGRDLLTGLPKTMEITAEEIAGALKDTVYSIVDAVKNTLEKTPPELAADIMDRGIVLTGGGALLRNLDKVISRETNMPVMIAEDPLDCVAIGTGKSLDHIDLFKNKLKDSR; this is encoded by the coding sequence ATGTTTGGATTTGGAACGAGAGATTTAGGAATTGACTTAGGTACCGCAAATACCCTTGTATATGTAAAGGGGAAGGGTATTGTTGTACGTGAACCATCTGTTGTAGCAATGGAAACAGTCTCAAAACAAATTTTAGCAGTAGGAAATGATGCTAAAAATATGATCGGACGTACACCGGGAAATGTAGTAGCTCGTCGACCAATGAAAGATGGTGTTATTGCTGACTACGATACGACAGCTGCAATGATGAAATATTATATAAAGCAAGCAATGAAAAATAAAAGTATCTTTGCAGGTAAGCCTTATGTCATGGTATGTGTTCCAACAGGCATTACTCATGTTGAAAAACGAGCAGTCATTGATGCAACAAGACAAGCTGGTGCTCGTGATGCTTATCCAATTGAAGAACCCTTTGCGGCTGCTATTGGCGCAAATTTGCCTGTATGGGAACCAACTGGTAGTATGGTTGTCGATATCGGTGGTGGGACGACGGAAGTTGCGATTATTTCACTAGGCGGGATTGTCGAAAGCCAATCGATTCGTGTGGCTGGAGATGAAATGGATGATGCTATCACAAATTATATCCGCAAGACGTATAATTTGATGATTGGTGAAAGAACATCTGAAGCGATAAAAATGGAAGTAGGCTCTGCTGGAGATGCAGATGGAGTCGAAGATATGCAAATTCGTGGACGAGATCTTCTTACTGGGCTACCGAAGACGATGGAAATTACCGCTGAAGAAATTGCTGGCGCTTTAAAAGATACGGTTTATTCTATCGTTGATGCAGTTAAAAACACCTTAGAGAAGACACCTCCAGAGCTAGCAGCAGATATTATGGATAGAGGTATTGTATTAACGGGTGGTGGTGCATTGTTAAGGAACCTCGATAAGGTCATTAGTCGAGAAACCAATATGCCTGTAATGATTGCTGAGGATCCACTAGATTGCGTTGCAATTGGAACAGGTAAATCATTAGATCATATTGATCTGTTTAAAAATAAACTTAAAGATTCACGCTAA
- the mreC gene encoding rod shape-determining protein MreC, translated as MPPFFLNKRLIVLLVSIILLVALLGFSLKERENIPWPEQFVKDIVGFGQSIVSKPASYVAGFFEDTVELQNTYNENQKLKSRLEEFATLETKVKDLEQDNEELRLALDIQDDLRAYEAIHSTVVARNPDQWEAMITIDKGSVHGVKDDMAIRTAQGLIGKVKDANKFSSTVELLTSSNPRNRVSAIVQGDENDYGWIIGYDEEKQKLILTIVPYDKEIKEGQQVITSGLGGVFPKGLPIGKVTEVAVDKLGLTKTAYIEPNADFYDLEHVYVIQRQIGVTDEENEE; from the coding sequence ATGCCACCGTTCTTTCTGAATAAGCGCCTGATTGTTTTACTCGTGAGCATAATCCTTCTTGTGGCATTGCTTGGATTTTCTTTAAAAGAGCGAGAAAACATTCCCTGGCCTGAACAATTTGTAAAAGATATTGTTGGTTTTGGACAATCTATTGTTTCTAAGCCCGCTTCCTACGTAGCGGGCTTCTTTGAAGATACGGTAGAATTACAAAATACATACAATGAAAATCAAAAATTGAAATCTCGTCTTGAGGAATTTGCCACCCTAGAAACAAAAGTCAAAGATTTAGAACAAGATAATGAAGAACTCAGACTTGCGTTAGATATTCAAGATGACTTAAGAGCATATGAAGCAATACATTCTACCGTAGTTGCAAGAAATCCTGATCAATGGGAAGCTATGATTACGATCGATAAGGGCTCCGTTCACGGGGTAAAAGATGACATGGCCATTCGTACCGCGCAAGGGTTAATTGGTAAAGTGAAAGATGCAAATAAATTTTCATCTACTGTTGAATTGTTAACGTCATCTAATCCACGGAACCGAGTGTCCGCTATTGTGCAAGGAGATGAGAACGACTACGGGTGGATTATTGGGTACGATGAGGAAAAGCAAAAACTTATACTCACAATTGTTCCTTATGACAAAGAAATTAAAGAGGGTCAACAAGTCATCACGTCTGGACTTGGAGGGGTTTTTCCTAAAGGATTGCCTATAGGTAAAGTGACAGAGGTAGCGGTTGATAAGTTAGGCCTTACGAAAACAGCTTACATTGAACCGAATGCAGATTTTTATGATTTAGAACATGTTTACGTGATTCAACGTCAAATTGGTGTGACAGATGAGGAGAATGAAGAATGA
- the mreD gene encoding rod shape-determining protein MreD — protein MRRFVLPIVATLIFYSESLFVQLFSSEIFGQHGVVVPHFLLILLLFIGIYKGQKTGFVYAIIFGFLFDFYFTGIIGIYLYLFPIVVYLVSQIMKLFDANVIVTSIVSFLGIILMDFAVFELYSLLQKTSLSHTQFVEWRLLPTMIVNAIALILMSMPLKTLLLKLKKIQEEE, from the coding sequence ATGAGACGATTTGTTCTCCCTATAGTCGCGACTTTGATTTTTTATAGCGAGAGTCTATTTGTTCAATTATTTTCATCAGAAATATTCGGGCAGCACGGTGTAGTCGTTCCACATTTCTTGTTAATACTCCTTTTATTTATTGGTATTTATAAGGGGCAGAAAACAGGTTTTGTGTATGCAATCATTTTTGGTTTTCTATTTGATTTTTATTTTACTGGGATAATCGGCATATATTTGTATTTGTTTCCTATCGTGGTTTATCTCGTTTCGCAGATTATGAAGCTATTTGATGCAAACGTAATCGTAACGTCAATTGTGTCGTTTCTAGGGATCATTCTGATGGATTTTGCAGTGTTTGAATTGTATTCATTGCTTCAAAAAACGAGCCTTTCCCATACGCAATTTGTGGAGTGGCGGTTACTTCCAACCATGATAGTCAATGCGATAGCTTTAATTCTGATGAGCATGCCACTAAAAACACTACTGTTAAAATTAAAGAAAATTCAAGAAGAAGAGTAG
- the minC gene encoding septum site-determining protein MinC codes for MKKKQNVMIKGTKEGLTLHLNDSCSFEELKRELDLKLSAHYHDHDDTPLITVNIETGNRYLTDVQQEEVKELVRKKRKLVVEDITSNVITKKEAQKAKEEDEITSIVGIVRSGQVVEVPGDLLLVGDVNPGGMIMASGNIYVMGSLKGIAHAGCYGKKNSVIVASKMIPTQLRIANCLNRAPDSADEESSHEMECALINRNDQIIVDRLQVLKHLRPEITSFKGGDTHG; via the coding sequence ATGAAGAAAAAACAAAATGTCATGATTAAAGGTACAAAAGAAGGATTAACTCTTCATCTTAATGATTCGTGCTCCTTTGAAGAGCTAAAACGTGAATTAGATTTGAAGTTATCAGCTCATTATCATGACCATGATGATACTCCACTGATAACGGTGAATATCGAAACAGGCAATCGGTACTTAACAGATGTACAACAAGAAGAAGTAAAAGAACTTGTTCGTAAAAAAAGAAAACTTGTTGTAGAAGACATTACTAGCAATGTCATCACAAAAAAAGAAGCGCAAAAAGCGAAAGAAGAAGACGAAATTACTTCTATTGTTGGCATTGTTCGCTCGGGGCAAGTGGTAGAAGTGCCAGGAGATTTACTTTTAGTTGGGGATGTAAATCCAGGAGGAATGATTATGGCCTCTGGAAATATATATGTCATGGGCTCATTAAAAGGAATAGCTCATGCAGGCTGTTACGGGAAAAAAAATAGTGTAATAGTAGCCTCTAAAATGATTCCTACTCAACTTAGAATTGCAAATTGTTTAAATAGAGCTCCAGACTCTGCTGATGAAGAAAGTTCTCATGAGATGGAGTGTGCTTTGATAAATAGGAATGATCAGATTATTGTTGATCGCCTACAAGTATTAAAACATCTACGACCAGAGATTACCAGTTTTAAAGGGGGGGACACACATGGGTGA
- the minD gene encoding septum site-determining protein MinD, with protein sequence MGEAIVITSGKGGVGKTTTSANVGTALALQGKKVCLVDTDIGLRNLDVVMGLENRIIYDLVDVVQERCKIHQALVKDKRFDDKLFLLPAAQTSDKTAVSPEQMKKLIDNLKQDYDYIIIDCPAGIEQGYKNAVAGADRAIVVTTPEISAVRDADRIIGLLEKENIEPPKLVINRIRTHMMNAGDILDVDEITAHLSIDLIGIVADDDNVILSSNKGEPIAMDPTSKAAIAYRNIARRILGESVPLQVLDGNKSGVFTKIKKFFGAKV encoded by the coding sequence ATGGGTGAAGCCATTGTCATTACGTCTGGAAAAGGCGGTGTCGGTAAAACAACCACATCTGCTAACGTCGGTACGGCACTAGCTTTACAAGGGAAAAAGGTCTGTTTAGTTGATACAGATATTGGATTGAGAAATTTAGACGTTGTCATGGGTTTAGAAAATAGAATTATCTATGACCTCGTTGATGTAGTACAAGAGCGTTGCAAGATTCATCAAGCACTTGTAAAAGACAAGCGTTTTGATGATAAATTATTTCTCCTTCCTGCTGCTCAAACGAGTGATAAAACAGCTGTTTCTCCTGAGCAAATGAAAAAACTTATTGATAATTTAAAACAAGACTACGACTATATTATCATTGATTGCCCTGCAGGAATTGAGCAAGGGTATAAAAATGCCGTCGCAGGTGCAGACCGGGCCATTGTTGTTACAACACCTGAAATATCTGCTGTGAGAGATGCAGACCGCATTATTGGCTTGTTAGAAAAAGAAAATATTGAACCACCTAAATTGGTGATAAATCGAATTCGTACCCATATGATGAATGCCGGAGATATATTAGATGTGGATGAAATTACTGCGCATCTCTCAATCGATTTAATCGGGATCGTCGCAGATGACGATAATGTCATTTTATCTTCCAATAAAGGTGAACCTATTGCAATGGATCCAACGAGTAAAGCAGCGATTGCTTACCGTAATATTGCTCGTCGAATTCTAGGAGAATCTGTTCCACTTCAGGTATTAGATGGAAATAAGTCGGGCGTATTTACGAAAATCAAAAAGTTCTTTGGAGCGAAAGTATAG
- a CDS encoding VOC family protein: MHHVELYVSNLKSSEAFWGWFLAELGYSKYQKWDKGVSFKLDETYLVFVEVNEKYIDPPYHRCRVGLNHLAFHAESREQVDEITQKLLDKDHRILYQDRHPFAGGDEYYAVFFEDPDRMKVELVAPFSQEKN, encoded by the coding sequence ATTCATCATGTAGAACTATATGTATCAAATCTCAAATCCTCTGAAGCATTCTGGGGTTGGTTTTTGGCGGAATTGGGATACTCAAAATATCAGAAGTGGGATAAAGGGGTTAGCTTCAAGCTAGATGAGACGTATTTGGTGTTTGTTGAAGTTAATGAGAAATATATTGATCCTCCTTATCATCGCTGCAGAGTGGGGTTAAATCATCTCGCCTTTCATGCTGAATCACGTGAACAGGTTGATGAGATAACACAGAAGTTGCTTGATAAAGACCACCGCATTCTTTATCAAGATCGACATCCCTTTGCAGGAGGCGATGAATATTATGCAGTGTTTTTCGAAGATCCTGATCGTATGAAAGTTGAATTGGTTGCACCGTTTTCACAGGAGAAGAATTGA
- a CDS encoding M23 family metallopeptidase encodes MSNRADEIRKQLARKIKSKSGNSSQYDELMPTDEERYGGERFSSYVSEPPMSTHPLFNKETFLLKLLLSAVMVLSVGILYKNSSPALEEARSYVQSTMGNEFQFAAVSAWYEEQFGKPLSFIPKQDASNSPLPVTTPDYAVPASGKIIEDFDHNGKGVMVETGMNEKVKALKGGFVLFAGKNEEFGNMVILQHSDKSESWYGNLENIEVDQYSYVEIGSPVGQVKNNEDSGEFYFAIKQENDFIDPIQVMTFE; translated from the coding sequence ATGAGTAATCGTGCAGATGAAATTCGTAAACAATTAGCGAGAAAAATCAAGAGTAAGTCAGGAAATTCCTCTCAATACGATGAGCTTATGCCAACCGATGAGGAACGCTACGGGGGGGAACGTTTTTCATCGTATGTCTCGGAACCACCGATGTCCACTCACCCCTTATTTAACAAAGAAACATTCTTATTAAAGCTTTTACTTTCTGCTGTGATGGTATTGTCTGTTGGAATTTTATATAAAAACTCCTCGCCTGCGTTAGAAGAAGCTCGGTCGTATGTTCAATCGACCATGGGAAATGAATTTCAATTTGCTGCAGTATCAGCTTGGTATGAAGAGCAGTTCGGTAAGCCTCTTTCTTTTATTCCTAAACAGGATGCCTCGAACAGTCCGCTTCCTGTGACTACTCCAGATTATGCGGTTCCTGCGTCAGGAAAAATTATTGAGGATTTTGATCATAATGGAAAAGGGGTCATGGTCGAAACGGGGATGAATGAAAAGGTTAAAGCGTTGAAAGGTGGCTTTGTACTGTTTGCTGGAAAAAATGAAGAGTTTGGCAATATGGTAATCCTTCAACATAGTGATAAGTCAGAATCCTGGTATGGAAATTTAGAAAATATTGAAGTAGATCAATATAGTTATGTCGAGATTGGAAGTCCTGTTGGGCAGGTGAAAAATAACGAAGACTCCGGTGAATTTTATTTTGCCATAAAACAAGAGAATGACTTTATTGATCCGATTCAGGTGATGACCTTTGAATAG
- a CDS encoding M50 family metallopeptidase encodes MNRIGDLFRKVYIHPLLWLVIGISIATGYFIDVLLVLGILFIHELGHGVVAHVFSWRIKRIALLPFGGVAEMDEFGNRSQKEELLVVLAGPLQHVWLLVLGWGMYSLGWISPYYYETFKLYNWMILLFNLLPIWPLDGGKLVNIVLHSFMPFMEAYKWSVLTSTGLLVLLHGYVLFQFPYHLHLWIVMTFLYFSLWLEWKQRYYIHMKFLLERYYGKKTSVSRLRPMKVQSDEPLLHVLQRFYKGYKHPVIVMENGREAGELDENELLHAFFTDKRTMAKTKDLLYLY; translated from the coding sequence TTGAATAGGATAGGGGATTTGTTCAGAAAGGTATACATTCATCCGCTGTTGTGGCTTGTCATTGGCATTTCTATCGCTACAGGTTATTTTATAGATGTTCTTCTTGTTCTAGGCATTTTGTTTATTCATGAGCTAGGACATGGGGTTGTCGCCCATGTTTTTTCTTGGAGAATAAAACGAATTGCTCTCCTTCCGTTCGGAGGGGTTGCTGAAATGGATGAATTTGGCAATCGGAGTCAAAAAGAAGAGTTGCTTGTTGTTCTTGCTGGGCCGCTTCAACACGTGTGGCTGCTTGTGCTCGGATGGGGGATGTATTCGCTGGGCTGGATTTCACCGTATTATTATGAAACCTTTAAGTTGTATAATTGGATGATACTTTTATTTAACTTGTTACCGATTTGGCCGCTAGACGGTGGGAAGCTTGTAAATATCGTGTTGCACTCGTTTATGCCGTTTATGGAGGCCTACAAATGGAGTGTTTTGACCTCAACGGGACTACTAGTCCTTCTGCATGGTTACGTTTTGTTTCAATTTCCTTATCACCTGCATTTATGGATTGTGATGACTTTTTTGTATTTTTCACTTTGGTTAGAATGGAAACAAAGGTATTACATTCATATGAAATTTTTACTTGAGCGCTATTATGGAAAAAAAACTAGCGTGAGTAGGTTAAGGCCAATGAAGGTACAATCGGATGAGCCGCTTCTACACGTTCTTCAACGATTTTATAAAGGGTATAAACATCCAGTCATTGTGATGGAAAATGGTCGTGAGGCAGGAGAACTAGATGAAAATGAACTACTTCACGCCTTTTTTACAGATAAACGAACTATGGCTAAAACGAAGGATTTGTTGTATCTTTATTGA